One segment of Radiobacillus kanasensis DNA contains the following:
- a CDS encoding FtsK/SpoIIIE domain-containing protein: protein MLLELGIWSGAAYLLHRSLFSPLTDKQKIEQVFENIKFGFKDKLPKHCFTHENNDVVIYSYHIPPGLTNASTLEEALTIVFDRPVKVELRSVLKIKVYKENLKEKYKYESQKLESWNVPIGLSLDGMIYHDFDKIPHMIVAGATRWGKTAFFKMMLTSLIENHPNDVEFYVLDLKGGLAFHRYSTLKQVKVVASNYKESAVALKQIEKDIQKTMKEFKRNFHENILDTNITNRKFIFIDEAGELVPDKSMSDADKKHAATCQRIMSHIVRVSGGLGYRMIFGTQYPTAKIMDNQIKANSSAKISFRLETSIQSKVAIDEPGAEKLPYPGRAIYRTTDRHLVQTPYISNKDMWNRLRRYEESASTRKETDERGENLVTFG from the coding sequence ATGTTATTGGAACTTGGAATATGGTCGGGAGCCGCCTATTTGCTTCATCGTTCTTTGTTTTCTCCATTGACTGATAAACAAAAGATTGAACAGGTATTTGAGAATATTAAGTTTGGGTTTAAAGATAAACTCCCAAAGCATTGTTTTACACATGAAAATAATGATGTGGTTATTTATAGTTATCATATTCCACCTGGGTTAACGAACGCATCTACTCTAGAAGAAGCCCTTACCATAGTTTTTGACCGACCAGTAAAAGTAGAGCTGAGAAGCGTGTTGAAGATTAAAGTTTATAAAGAGAATTTGAAAGAAAAGTACAAATACGAGTCCCAGAAATTAGAAAGTTGGAACGTTCCAATCGGGCTGTCATTGGATGGGATGATCTATCATGATTTTGACAAAATTCCGCACATGATAGTTGCTGGAGCTACTAGGTGGGGGAAGACGGCTTTTTTTAAAATGATGTTGACTTCTCTTATAGAAAATCATCCAAATGATGTAGAGTTTTATGTTTTGGATCTGAAAGGTGGTTTGGCTTTTCATCGATATTCTACTTTAAAACAAGTAAAGGTTGTTGCTAGTAATTATAAAGAGTCAGCTGTAGCGTTAAAACAAATAGAAAAAGATATACAGAAAACTATGAAGGAATTCAAACGTAATTTTCACGAAAATATTTTAGATACGAACATCACTAATAGAAAATTCATCTTTATCGATGAAGCTGGTGAATTGGTTCCTGATAAAAGTATGAGTGATGCTGATAAGAAACATGCTGCAACATGTCAGCGGATTATGAGCCATATTGTAAGAGTTTCCGGAGGGCTTGGTTATCGGATGATATTTGGAACCCAGTATCCAACTGCAAAAATAATGGATAATCAGATCAAAGCAAACTCTTCAGCAAAAATATCCTTCAGATTAGAAACTTCTATTCAATCCAAAGTGGCCATCGATGAACCAGGTGCGGAAAAGTTACCTTATCCGGGTAGGGCGATCTATCGCACAACGGATAGGCACCTAGTTCAAACCCCTTATATAAGTAATAAAGACATGTGGAATCGACTAAGGAGGTATGAGGAAAGTGCTTCAACAAGAAAAGAGACAGATGAGAGAGGAGAAAATCTTGTTACGTTTGGATGA
- a CDS encoding replication-relaxation family protein: MRKVLQQEKRQMREEKILLRLDEMNFATREQLQSVEDLGGERNAQRILQRMEKSKLINSIRYESKIYYLSNKGKERVGSNQSKLKRDRIKHTLMRNDLYISLGQPKDWKKEYPINFNEDTLIPDAIYTENNVFHFVEIDNVQTMRTNYEKIKRYKELSGMIEKQYRHTPVLVWFCLSETRKEKLKRACEKHRVNYKIY, translated from the coding sequence ATGAGGAAAGTGCTTCAACAAGAAAAGAGACAGATGAGAGAGGAGAAAATCTTGTTACGTTTGGATGAGATGAATTTTGCAACGAGAGAGCAGCTGCAATCCGTTGAGGATTTAGGTGGTGAACGTAATGCTCAACGGATCTTGCAGCGTATGGAGAAAAGTAAACTAATTAATTCCATTCGTTATGAGAGTAAAATCTATTATCTATCAAATAAAGGAAAGGAGCGAGTCGGTTCCAATCAATCGAAACTAAAACGAGATCGTATTAAACACACACTGATGCGCAACGACCTTTATATTTCATTGGGTCAGCCGAAAGACTGGAAGAAAGAATATCCAATTAATTTCAATGAAGATACACTTATCCCTGACGCAATATATACGGAAAACAACGTATTCCACTTTGTAGAAATAGATAACGTCCAAACCATGCGGACTAATTACGAAAAAATAAAACGTTATAAAGAGCTATCGGGAATGATTGAAAAACAATACCGTCACACCCCTGTCTTGGTTTGGTTTTGTCTATCAGAAACACGAAAAGAAAAGTTAAAACGCGCCTGCGAAAAACACCGAGTTAATTACAAAATTTATTAA